The DNA window CCTTGTAACTGGGCACAGCCCAGCGGAGACCTCGCATCATGTGTGGCATCGTCGGAATCGTCGGCAACCAGAACGTCGCCGGGCAGTTGTATGACGGCTTGACCGTCCTCCAGCATCGCGGCCAGGACGCGGCGGGCATCGCCACCGTCAACGGCAGCCGCCTGCGGGTGCAGAAGGCCACCGGCCTGGTCCGCGATGTCTTCGATGCACGCACCATGTCCACCCTGGAAGGCAGCGTCGGTATCGCCCATGTGCGCTACCCGACCGCGGGTTCCGAAGGCATGGACGAGGCGCAGCCGTTCTACGTCAATTCGCCGTACGGCATCGCGCTGGCCCACAACGGCAACCTGATCAACACCGAGGACCTGCGCCAGCAGGTGTTCGAGCAGGACCGCCGCAACGTCAATACCGATTCGGACAGCGAAGTGCTGTTGAACGTGTTCGCCTACGAACTGGAACAGCAGCGCCAGCTCAGCCCGGAAGCCGCCATCCGCGCGGTGGCCGGCGTGCACCGTCGCTGCAAGGGCGGCTATGCGGTGGTCAGCGTGGTGCTGGGCCTGGGCCTGGTCGCTTTCCGCGATCCGCATGGCATCCGCCCGCTGGTGCTGGGCAAGCGCAGCCACGCCGAGGGTGACGAGTACATCGTTGCCTCCGAGTCGGCCGCGCTGGACGTGCTGGGCTTCCAGCGCGTGCGTGACGTGCAGCCGGGCGAAGCGCTGGTGATCACCGCGCGCGGTGAACTGTTCTCGGAAATCTGCGCCGAGCCGGCCGAACACACCCCGTGCATCTTCGAGTACGTGTACTTCGCACGCCCCGATTCGATGATCGACAACGTGTCGGTGCACAAGGCGCGCATGCGCATGGGCATCAAGCTGGGCGAGAAGATCCTGCGCCTGCGCCCGGACCACGACATCGACACCATCATCCCGATCCCGGACACCTCGCGCGATGCTGCGCTGGAGATCTCCAACGTGCTCGGGGTGAAGTACCGCGAAGGCTTCATCAAGAACCGTTACATCGGCCGCACGTTCATCATGCCGGGCCAGGGCGAGCGGGTGAAGTCGGTGCGCCGCAAGCTCAACCCGATCCACCTGGAGTTCCGCAACCGCGTGGTGCTGCTGGTGGACGACTCGATCGTGCGCGGCACCACCAGCCAGCAGATCGTGCAGATGGCGCGAGATGCCGGCGCGCGCAAGGTCTACCTGGCCAGCGCCGCACCGCCGGTGCGTTACCCGAACATCTACGGCATCGACATGCCGGCCGCTGAAGAACTGGTCGCGCACAACCGCAGCATCGAGGAAATCGAAGCCCACCTGGGCTGCGACTGGCTGATCTACCAGGACATCGAAGACATGGAAGCGGCGGTGAGCGAAGGCAATCCGGCGCTGCGCAACTTCGATTCGTCGTGCTTCAACGGGCATTACCCGACGGGCATCGAACCGGGCTACTTCGAGCGCATCCAGCAGCTGCGTTCGGACGACGCCAAGCACAAGCGCCGCGCCTGAGGTCCAGGCGGTGATCGACGTGCCTGACGTCGGTGGCAATCTGCTGCGCGCCGCGCAGCAGTGCCTGGCCGAAGCCGATCCCCTGCGCAAGGTCGCACTGACCCAAGCCTACGCCGCTGCGTTCCGCGCCGGCCGGTTGAACGTACCGGCCGATGCGCCGCCAGCCGAACCGATCCGCATGCCGGGCCGACCGCCGCAGCTGCTGATGGTGCATCCGCGTGAAGTGCCCCGGCGCGGCCTGGGCGGTGTGGAGGGGCGCGCGGCGTTCATCCATGCCATCGCCCATATCGAGCTCAATGCGATCGACCTGGCCTGGGACGCGGTATACCGCTTCCGCGGTCTGCCGGCAGCGTTCCACGCCGACTGGGTGAGCTGCGCCGACGACGAATCGCGCCACTTCATGCTGCTGCGCGAGCGCCTGCTGGCACACGGCCATGAGTACGCCGATTTCCCTGCGCACAACGGCCTGTGGGAAATGTGCGAGAAGACCGCGCACGACGGCCTCGCGCGCATGGCGCTGGTGCCGCGCGTGCTGGAAGCGCGTGGGCTGGACGTGACGCCTGGCATGATCGACAAGCTGCGCAATGTCGGCGACGGTGAAACCGCTGATGTGCTGGAAGTGATCCTGCGCGAGGAGGTTGCACACGTTGCCGCTGGGTCGCGCTGGTTCCGCTGGTACTGCGATCGCGCCGGCGTCGAACCGCGTGCACGTTTCAAGGAACTGCTGGTCGAGTATGCCGGTGGCTACCTGCACGGGCCGTTCAATATGGAAGCGCGCCTGCTGGCGGGGTTCGATGCGGATGAGCTCGCCAATCTGATCGAGCAGGCGGGTTGACCGGCGTCGGTTGATCCATCATCCACGCATGGCGTGGATCTACTGCAAGGCCGGTACCCCGGTGGATGAGGTCCACCCGCCACCCCAGTAGATCCACGCCATGCGTGGATGCCGTTCGCTCGTTCACCCGTTCGGCAACACCACGCGCCTGCCATCCACCGTCGGCCGGTTGATGTAGAACAACCCCGGCCCGGGGCGGTACGGCAGCTCGCTGACACCGGCATCGGCGGTGTAGGTCAGGGCGGTATCGCCCAGCGCATCGAAATTCCAGTGTGCGGACTGCATCAGGTAACGGCGGCGCAACAACGCTTCCTGCGTCGGGGTCAGCGACTGGCCGGCGATCAGACGGCGCGCGATCGGCTGCAGTGCACC is part of the Stenotrophomonas lactitubi genome and encodes:
- the purF gene encoding amidophosphoribosyltransferase, whose product is MCGIVGIVGNQNVAGQLYDGLTVLQHRGQDAAGIATVNGSRLRVQKATGLVRDVFDARTMSTLEGSVGIAHVRYPTAGSEGMDEAQPFYVNSPYGIALAHNGNLINTEDLRQQVFEQDRRNVNTDSDSEVLLNVFAYELEQQRQLSPEAAIRAVAGVHRRCKGGYAVVSVVLGLGLVAFRDPHGIRPLVLGKRSHAEGDEYIVASESAALDVLGFQRVRDVQPGEALVITARGELFSEICAEPAEHTPCIFEYVYFARPDSMIDNVSVHKARMRMGIKLGEKILRLRPDHDIDTIIPIPDTSRDAALEISNVLGVKYREGFIKNRYIGRTFIMPGQGERVKSVRRKLNPIHLEFRNRVVLLVDDSIVRGTTSQQIVQMARDAGARKVYLASAAPPVRYPNIYGIDMPAAEELVAHNRSIEEIEAHLGCDWLIYQDIEDMEAAVSEGNPALRNFDSSCFNGHYPTGIEPGYFERIQQLRSDDAKHKRRA
- a CDS encoding ferritin-like domain-containing protein, with product MIDVPDVGGNLLRAAQQCLAEADPLRKVALTQAYAAAFRAGRLNVPADAPPAEPIRMPGRPPQLLMVHPREVPRRGLGGVEGRAAFIHAIAHIELNAIDLAWDAVYRFRGLPAAFHADWVSCADDESRHFMLLRERLLAHGHEYADFPAHNGLWEMCEKTAHDGLARMALVPRVLEARGLDVTPGMIDKLRNVGDGETADVLEVILREEVAHVAAGSRWFRWYCDRAGVEPRARFKELLVEYAGGYLHGPFNMEARLLAGFDADELANLIEQAG